In the Thermodesulfovibrio yellowstonii DSM 11347 genome, one interval contains:
- a CDS encoding alginate export family protein has protein sequence MKKYASILAVLVLILGFAAISYSAPAEIPSDTTAVIAKGKTQITLGGELRFRGMYGSNLAVVDDKEAKEGTGTKNGVETGNTSYYDYRVRLNLEAKVSPNTTGYVEIESNRTSDNKSENVNWGSGANGPRGVYGVGNWHDESNLYIRQAWIQYQGSGLLGVPAGVKVGKQLIKLGYGLFFDHTYYGDDAILAFVQPVKELTIAAHTIKFKEGTINYNDDATAYGILAAYAGKGWGLSADITYIDHQQYGNTLSSPSDNTPLHLWNFGLRGNYDDIAGTGLGFRADVEFQTGKVDYPTVDDTKLKGWAALAGLDYKFKSIPLTLTAEYAIGSGDKKEGSNDNKNQAFITALGPEQHYTFVYEYLTPSACNFGSSYSKLNGLCNTQYVKLGGAYDITKDLKAELYGYWLRAHKAVAINGATDASGNALTDKDLGWEVDAKVTYKIDKGLTYWVEGGYFWAGDAYKLGTGGNNRDADDAWAVRHGIQLNF, from the coding sequence GTGAAAAAATATGCAAGTATTTTAGCTGTATTGGTTCTTATTCTTGGCTTTGCAGCCATTTCTTACTCTGCACCAGCAGAAATTCCCTCAGACACAACAGCAGTAATCGCAAAAGGCAAAACCCAGATAACCCTCGGCGGTGAGTTGAGATTCAGAGGAATGTATGGAAGCAATTTAGCAGTTGTTGATGACAAAGAGGCAAAAGAAGGGACAGGTACAAAGAATGGTGTTGAAACAGGCAACACTTCTTACTATGATTACCGCGTAAGACTCAATCTTGAAGCAAAGGTATCTCCTAATACAACAGGATATGTAGAAATTGAAAGTAACAGAACATCAGATAACAAGAGTGAAAATGTTAATTGGGGTTCTGGAGCTAATGGACCAAGGGGTGTTTATGGTGTTGGTAACTGGCATGATGAAAGCAATCTCTACATTCGTCAGGCATGGATTCAGTATCAGGGTAGTGGACTTCTTGGTGTTCCAGCCGGTGTAAAGGTCGGAAAACAGCTCATTAAGCTTGGTTATGGACTCTTCTTTGACCACACCTACTATGGTGACGACGCTATTCTTGCATTCGTTCAGCCAGTAAAAGAGCTCACCATTGCCGCTCACACAATAAAATTTAAAGAAGGAACAATCAACTATAATGATGATGCCACTGCATATGGAATTCTTGCAGCCTATGCAGGAAAAGGCTGGGGCTTAAGCGCTGATATTACCTACATTGATCATCAACAGTACGGAAATACTCTTAGTTCTCCGAGTGATAATACCCCACTTCATCTATGGAATTTTGGTTTAAGAGGAAACTATGATGATATTGCAGGAACAGGTCTTGGCTTCAGAGCAGATGTTGAGTTTCAGACCGGTAAAGTTGATTATCCTACAGTAGATGATACAAAACTCAAAGGCTGGGCAGCATTAGCAGGTCTTGACTACAAATTCAAGAGTATTCCATTAACTCTTACAGCTGAGTACGCAATTGGTAGTGGTGATAAGAAGGAAGGTAGCAATGATAATAAAAATCAAGCATTCATCACAGCACTCGGACCAGAACAGCACTACACATTTGTTTACGAATATTTAACTCCATCAGCATGTAATTTTGGTTCTTCTTATAGTAAGTTAAATGGTCTCTGCAATACTCAGTATGTAAAACTTGGCGGTGCCTATGACATTACAAAGGACCTCAAAGCTGAGCTTTATGGTTACTGGTTAAGAGCTCATAAGGCAGTTGCTATCAATGGAGCAACTGACGCAAGTGGTAACGCTCTTACAGACAAAGATCTTGGCTGGGAAGTTGATGCAAAGGTAACCTATAAGATTGACAAAGGTCTCACTTACTGGGTAGAAGGTGGATACTTCTGGGCTGGTGATGCTTACAAGCTCGGCACAGGTGGAAACAACAGAGACGCTGATGATGCCTGGGCAGTAAGACACGGTATCCAGCTCAACTTCTAA
- a CDS encoding UbiA-like polyprenyltransferase: MSMLNKAVLYLRMIKIEHSVFALPFAFAGALLAAGGIPELEKVLWITVAMVTARASAFGFNRIIDRKIDALNPRTAQREIPAGKIKLWEAFLFTVVSLAVFIYSAWMLNPLCFKLSPVAIFILFIYSYTKRFTWACHFVLGLALALAPLGAWIAIKGSFDWEIISMVLTVIFWLAGFDTLYALWDVEFDKKYGIYSIPRIFGVKKAIYFARLFHFIAWGFLAITGLIFKLNIFYWIGMALVALLFIREHSLVKPHDISKLDIAFFNMNGYISITVFIFTAMAILIKI; this comes from the coding sequence ATGTCAATGCTAAATAAGGCTGTTTTATATCTAAGAATGATAAAAATTGAGCACAGTGTTTTTGCCCTTCCATTTGCTTTTGCAGGTGCGTTGCTTGCTGCAGGAGGAATTCCAGAACTTGAAAAAGTTCTCTGGATTACTGTGGCAATGGTTACAGCAAGGGCATCTGCCTTTGGATTTAACAGGATAATTGACAGAAAAATTGATGCCCTCAATCCAAGAACTGCTCAGAGAGAAATTCCAGCAGGAAAAATTAAACTCTGGGAGGCTTTTTTATTCACTGTTGTCAGTCTTGCAGTTTTTATATATTCTGCATGGATGCTTAATCCCCTGTGTTTTAAACTTTCACCTGTAGCAATCTTTATACTTTTTATTTATTCCTATACAAAAAGATTTACATGGGCATGCCATTTTGTTTTAGGCTTGGCTCTTGCACTTGCTCCTCTTGGAGCATGGATTGCCATAAAGGGAAGTTTTGACTGGGAAATTATTTCAATGGTGCTTACAGTAATATTCTGGCTTGCAGGATTTGATACTCTTTATGCACTCTGGGATGTGGAGTTTGATAAAAAATACGGGATATATTCAATTCCCCGAATTTTTGGTGTTAAAAAGGCGATATACTTTGCAAGGCTATTTCATTTTATTGCGTGGGGTTTTCTCGCTATAACAGGTTTAATTTTTAAGCTTAACATATTTTACTGGATTGGAATGGCTTTAGTTGCCCTTTTGTTTATTCGTGAGCATTCTCTTGTAAAGCCGCATGATATTTCAAAACTTGACATAGCCTTTTTTAACATGAATGGCTATATAAGCATAACTGTATTCATCTTTACTGCAATGGCTATTCTGATAAAAATTTAG